In Acinetobacter piscicola, a single window of DNA contains:
- a CDS encoding inner membrane-spanning protein YciB, with amino-acid sequence MKALFDYLPIIIFFYFYKTTDPKDNHHPLLELVGSTGNADQNHILVATCALLIATLVVYGCLFFAQKFRLEKMQWFIVIMSVIFGGITLAFSDVTYIKLKAVILNLGIGIGFLVTPFFNKERLPIIQKMLGSMLELTRQGWMRLNWAWCGQFFLLAALHYFFGFLYMNGKYWGEFTAFGDIIVSLSYLAVILFCLRKHFKSSE; translated from the coding sequence ATGAAAGCGCTATTTGATTATTTACCAATTATTATCTTCTTTTATTTTTATAAAACGACAGATCCCAAAGATAACCATCACCCATTATTAGAATTAGTGGGAAGTACAGGCAATGCAGACCAAAACCATATTTTAGTTGCAACCTGTGCCTTATTAATCGCAACCTTAGTGGTTTATGGGTGCTTATTCTTCGCACAAAAATTCAGACTGGAAAAAATGCAATGGTTTATTGTCATTATGTCTGTCATTTTTGGTGGAATTACCCTCGCATTTAGTGATGTGACCTATATCAAACTTAAAGCAGTCATCTTAAATTTAGGCATTGGTATTGGCTTTTTAGTTACACCATTCTTCAATAAAGAACGTTTACCAATTATTCAAAAAATGTTAGGTTCGATGCTTGAACTCACACGCCAAGGTTGGATGCGCTTGAACTGGGCATGGTGTGGTCAATTCTTCCTACTCGCTGCTTTACATTACTTTTTCGGTTTCTTGTATATGAATGGCAAATATTGGGGCGAATTTACCGCTTTTGGCGATATTATCGTATCCTTGAGCTACCTTGCTGTTATACTATTTTGCTTGCGAAAACATTTTAAATCTTCAGAGTAA
- a CDS encoding rhodanese-like domain-containing protein gives MIRKQEITTFEFPENAIIWDVRDQKAYAEGHIKGAVNQPIDNLSAESLTQVNSDQPIYILCGGGSKAPRAAEKLESLDSSRDYVVLMGGTRAARDAGLPLEQEA, from the coding sequence ATGATCCGTAAACAAGAAATTACAACATTTGAGTTCCCAGAAAATGCAATTATCTGGGATGTCCGTGATCAAAAAGCTTATGCTGAAGGTCATATCAAAGGTGCTGTTAATCAGCCTATTGATAATTTATCGGCGGAGAGCTTAACTCAAGTGAATTCGGATCAACCCATATACATTTTATGTGGCGGTGGTAGTAAAGCCCCACGTGCAGCTGAAAAGTTAGAAAGCTTAGATAGCTCTCGTGATTATGTCGTACTTATGGGTGGTACACGTGCAGCACGTGATGCAGGCTTGCCTTTAGAGCAAGAAGCATAA
- a CDS encoding PHP domain-containing protein, with product MIGVDLHTHSNISDGTLTPEELIEAAHALGIKTFALTDHDTMDGVQRAKKCADALGMQLISGVEISSQWSRPATKKTYGVHIVALNMQNPAPLEKLLAEQKRIRAERAEKICQLLIPLIGQDIYPEVLLMVEGEADRVTRTHIAKILVQKGIVSRVQQAFDKYIKEGKKAYVKFDGLGLAETIQVIHDSQGFAVLAHPTRYDLSATNIRYLIEIFAQFGGDAVELPPAIETLSTRQMVDRMIAQFTLKVSVGSDFHGSHMPWIKLGNIPRVKEGQVGIWEYFR from the coding sequence ATGATTGGTGTCGATTTACATACGCATAGTAATATTTCAGATGGAACACTTACACCTGAAGAGCTGATTGAAGCTGCACATGCATTGGGAATAAAGACCTTTGCATTGACTGACCATGATACGATGGATGGTGTACAACGTGCGAAAAAATGTGCTGATGCCTTAGGCATGCAACTGATTTCAGGTGTAGAAATCTCAAGTCAATGGTCACGTCCTGCCACTAAAAAAACCTATGGTGTGCATATTGTGGCGCTGAATATGCAAAATCCTGCGCCATTAGAGAAATTACTTGCCGAACAAAAACGTATTCGTGCTGAACGTGCCGAAAAAATTTGCCAATTACTTATTCCCCTCATTGGGCAGGATATTTATCCTGAAGTTTTATTGATGGTAGAGGGTGAGGCAGATCGAGTGACACGTACCCATATTGCTAAAATATTGGTGCAAAAAGGCATTGTGAGTCGAGTACAACAAGCATTTGATAAATATATCAAAGAAGGTAAAAAAGCCTATGTAAAATTTGATGGTTTAGGTTTGGCAGAAACCATTCAAGTGATTCATGACAGCCAAGGTTTTGCTGTTTTGGCACACCCCACACGTTATGATTTATCAGCAACGAATATTCGTTATTTGATTGAGATTTTTGCCCAATTTGGGGGGGACGCTGTAGAACTTCCACCTGCGATAGAAACTTTATCTACCCGACAAATGGTAGATCGGATGATTGCACAATTTACTTTAAAGGTTTCTGTCGGAAGTGATTTTCATGGTAGTCATATGCCTTGGATTAAACTCGGCAATATTCCACGTGTAAAAGAAGGACAAGTGGGGATTTGGGAGTATTTTCGTTAA
- the mnmC gene encoding FAD-dependent 5-carboxymethylaminomethyl-2-thiouridine(34) oxidoreductase MnmC, with protein sequence MPNTIQTADLDWQCVDGIEVPVSKQFGDVYFSKDNGLLETRHVFLNGNDLSTRLADLHDFEYFTVAETGFGTGLNILALWQLWQQVRPDNHSHLHAISVEKFPLSKTDLIRALNAWDELKPLADQLIQQYPLPLAGCHRLNFPSERFSIDLWLGDAQDVFPIIPKTTSVNAWFLDGFAPACNPDLWAEHIFNHVVRLSDYGTSFASFSVAGVLKRALKQHGISISRPKGFGHKREMLKAIWIDPETQSAPHNNDDAKQHREVVQQKSKANATQHDKQRYIAIIGAGIAGLSCAWAFAERGHQVSIYDQSAPLVGASGNPLALLNPKLSPIAQSADHLMTLSWQFAQHYYPQFKAFRAISVQQLIQKNLQEALDLVNDYSSEVLEYFTAEQLDLQTHYASVQLKQAGAISPQQLRDQILAHDLIDFKIAQIEQCQKLDNKQVQLLDVHKNILGQFDHVVVCCARESQKFFSHYPRLRAIRGQVSWLKNTGLALNPQHAYSFGGYCMQLDAEHLILGASFHPECDDSAVAQADHVHNYELIHNAFPAYAEALPQIDSWQGRASVRAQTLDYFPVLGQGVDDLEMYSFAGLGSKGFLFAPLCSEILAALVLKEACPISQNLLNMLSPTRGRKKIRVRKPYYQAPQI encoded by the coding sequence TTGCCAAATACCATTCAAACTGCTGACTTGGATTGGCAATGCGTTGATGGAATTGAAGTTCCTGTCTCTAAACAATTTGGTGATGTCTATTTTTCCAAAGACAATGGACTACTCGAAACACGCCATGTATTTTTAAATGGCAATGATCTTTCCACCCGCTTAGCCGATTTACATGATTTTGAATATTTCACAGTCGCTGAAACAGGTTTTGGCACAGGTTTAAATATTTTAGCGTTATGGCAACTTTGGCAACAGGTTCGTCCTGATAATCATAGCCATTTACATGCCATCAGTGTTGAAAAATTTCCATTGTCCAAAACGGATCTGATACGTGCTTTAAATGCTTGGGACGAACTCAAGCCTTTAGCAGATCAACTGATTCAGCAGTACCCTTTACCTCTTGCGGGTTGTCATCGTCTAAACTTTCCATCTGAGCGCTTTTCCATTGATTTATGGCTCGGTGACGCACAGGATGTTTTCCCCATCATTCCAAAAACCACATCGGTGAATGCATGGTTTTTAGATGGTTTTGCACCCGCGTGTAATCCTGATTTATGGGCAGAACATATTTTCAATCATGTCGTGCGTTTATCTGATTATGGGACGAGCTTTGCCTCATTCAGTGTTGCAGGTGTTTTAAAACGAGCTTTAAAACAACATGGCATTTCTATTTCACGTCCCAAAGGTTTTGGGCATAAACGGGAAATGCTCAAAGCGATTTGGATTGACCCCGAAACACAATCAGCGCCGCATAACAATGATGATGCAAAGCAACATCGAGAGGTAGTGCAACAAAAATCTAAAGCCAATGCTACTCAACATGATAAACAACGTTATATTGCGATTATAGGCGCAGGAATCGCGGGCTTAAGCTGTGCTTGGGCATTTGCCGAGCGTGGGCATCAAGTGAGCATCTACGACCAATCAGCGCCATTGGTAGGTGCTTCGGGTAATCCCCTCGCGTTACTTAACCCTAAACTCAGTCCGATTGCACAAAGTGCAGATCATCTGATGACCTTGTCATGGCAATTTGCACAACATTATTACCCGCAATTTAAAGCCTTTCGGGCAATTTCAGTGCAGCAACTGATTCAAAAAAATCTGCAAGAGGCTTTAGATTTAGTCAATGATTATTCTTCTGAGGTTTTAGAATATTTCACTGCTGAGCAATTAGATCTGCAAACCCACTATGCCAGTGTGCAACTTAAACAGGCAGGTGCAATTTCACCGCAGCAACTACGTGATCAAATCCTTGCGCATGATTTAATTGATTTTAAAATCGCACAGATTGAACAATGCCAAAAATTAGACAATAAACAGGTTCAGCTTTTAGATGTTCATAAAAATATCTTAGGGCAGTTTGATCATGTTGTGGTGTGCTGCGCACGTGAAAGTCAGAAGTTTTTCTCACACTATCCACGCTTAAGGGCCATTCGCGGGCAAGTGAGTTGGCTCAAAAATACAGGATTGGCTTTAAATCCCCAACATGCCTACAGTTTTGGTGGTTACTGTATGCAACTTGATGCTGAACATTTGATTTTAGGTGCATCATTCCATCCTGAATGCGATGATTCAGCTGTAGCACAAGCCGACCATGTGCATAACTACGAACTTATCCACAATGCCTTTCCTGCCTATGCTGAAGCATTGCCTCAAATAGATAGTTGGCAAGGGCGTGCCTCTGTACGTGCGCAAACATTGGACTATTTTCCTGTACTTGGGCAAGGCGTAGATGATCTAGAGATGTATAGCTTTGCAGGCTTAGGTTCGAAAGGTTTTTTATTTGCACCGCTTTGTAGTGAAATTTTAGCAGCATTGGTTTTAAAGGAAGCCTGCCCTATTTCGCAAAATTTATTGAATATGCTCAGTCCTACACGTGGTCGAAAAAAGATCAGGGTGCGTAAACCCTATTATCAAGCACCACAAATTTAA
- the trxC gene encoding thioredoxin TrxC, which translates to MIIVCPACGAKNRVPDEKLDAQPTCGQCHQALIPLAPIELNEQNFSNFVSHSDLPILIDLWADWCGPCKMMAPHFAEVAKHNPQVVFAKIDTEANPRLSSAFNVRSIPTLVLMNKTTEIARISGALRSSQLQDWLDEQLKSF; encoded by the coding sequence ATGATCATTGTATGCCCAGCTTGCGGCGCTAAAAATCGCGTACCTGATGAAAAATTAGATGCACAACCCACGTGTGGTCAATGTCATCAAGCGCTTATTCCACTCGCACCAATTGAGTTAAATGAACAAAATTTTAGCAATTTTGTCAGTCACAGTGATTTACCCATTTTAATTGATTTATGGGCGGATTGGTGTGGACCTTGTAAAATGATGGCACCACATTTTGCAGAAGTTGCAAAGCATAATCCACAGGTGGTATTTGCTAAAATTGACACGGAAGCAAACCCGCGTTTGAGCAGTGCATTTAATGTTCGTAGTATTCCAACGTTAGTTTTAATGAATAAAACCACAGAAATTGCTAGAATAAGCGGCGCTTTACGTTCTAGCCAGTTACAAGATTGGTTAGATGAGCAGTTAAAATCTTTTTAG
- a CDS encoding DUF4442 domain-containing protein: MTQTNRLAKIVKATSKLPSGIRSTVLSKAFGRVVPMVGTAKLRYIDITPSRVEVKIENNKNMQNHIGQAHACAMALVAETATGFVTGMNIPDSCIVLIKHMNIQFKRPSKGGLTAIATLTEEQRKLMQDTEKGETVVAVTVTDESGQQPIEAEMLWAWVSKAHLKNK, translated from the coding sequence ATGACTCAGACCAATCGTTTAGCAAAAATCGTCAAAGCAACATCTAAATTGCCTTCAGGTATTCGTAGTACCGTTTTAAGCAAAGCGTTTGGTCGAGTCGTCCCGATGGTGGGAACGGCAAAACTACGTTATATCGACATCACACCCTCACGTGTCGAAGTCAAAATTGAAAATAATAAAAATATGCAAAACCATATCGGACAAGCGCATGCGTGTGCGATGGCCTTAGTGGCAGAAACTGCGACAGGTTTTGTGACAGGTATGAATATTCCTGATTCATGCATCGTCCTCATTAAACATATGAATATTCAGTTTAAACGCCCATCAAAAGGTGGGTTAACTGCGATTGCAACATTAACCGAAGAACAACGTAAGCTCATGCAAGACACCGAAAAAGGTGAAACTGTTGTCGCTGTCACAGTCACAGATGAGTCAGGTCAACAACCTATTGAAGCAGAAATGTTGTGGGCTTGGGTATCAAAAGCACATCTTAAAAACAAATAA
- a CDS encoding YajQ family cyclic di-GMP-binding protein codes for MPSFDIVSELEIFEVNHAVQNTQKEIATRFDFRGQDVSIEINEKNKEIKISTESDFQCEQVYTMLENHFFKRKIDIQALDPQKMTASGKNVIQIIKLKDGLDSDTAKKINKAIKESGVKVQSSIQGDKIRVTDKKRDTLQQVMAFLKEQQFGVPLQFNNFKD; via the coding sequence ATGCCATCTTTCGATATTGTTTCAGAATTAGAGATTTTTGAAGTAAATCATGCCGTTCAGAACACACAAAAAGAGATTGCGACTCGATTTGACTTTCGTGGTCAAGACGTTTCGATTGAAATTAATGAAAAAAACAAAGAAATCAAAATTTCAACTGAAAGCGATTTCCAATGTGAACAAGTCTATACTATGCTTGAAAATCATTTCTTTAAACGCAAAATTGACATTCAAGCACTTGATCCACAAAAAATGACAGCTTCAGGTAAAAATGTGATTCAAATCATCAAACTCAAAGATGGTCTTGACTCTGATACTGCAAAAAAAATTAATAAAGCCATTAAAGAAAGTGGTGTTAAAGTGCAATCATCTATTCAAGGTGACAAAATTCGTGTAACTGATAAAAAGCGCGATACTTTACAGCAAGTCATGGCATTTTTAAAAGAACAGCAGTTTGGTGTCCCACTCCAATTCAATAACTTTAAAGACTAA
- a CDS encoding beta-lactamase hydrolase domain-containing protein — protein sequence MTKKQFTFWIVFLCFSISNTFAETLFDRTTLTPSVSVAGKMTIDKFQVLLTQGFKSVIVNRPDNERGNLVTASQLRQISEKSQVSLVYQPVISGKISQQDVIEFSKYYNSLPKPILMICKSGSRSTSLFNQAKEAGLLHE from the coding sequence ATGACTAAGAAACAATTTACCTTTTGGATTGTTTTTCTTTGTTTTAGTATTTCAAACACTTTTGCAGAAACACTTTTTGATCGAACTACACTGACACCATCAGTCAGTGTAGCGGGGAAAATGACTATCGATAAATTTCAAGTTTTGCTCACTCAAGGCTTTAAATCTGTCATTGTGAACCGACCTGATAATGAAAGGGGTAATCTTGTTACAGCATCTCAATTGCGTCAAATATCTGAAAAATCTCAAGTCAGTTTGGTTTATCAGCCTGTCATTTCAGGTAAGATCTCACAACAAGATGTCATTGAATTTTCAAAATATTACAATAGTTTACCCAAACCTATTTTAATGATTTGCAAAAGTGGCTCAAGATCAACCTCATTATTTAATCAAGCAAAAGAGGCGGGACTTCTTCATGAATAA
- a CDS encoding YciI family protein yields MPLFVITCTDRDGTVEKRLAVRPQHLARLEKLDAEGRVIVAGAMPKDRENPQAGFYGSTMILDFESREALDEWLQDEPFVKEGVYSHVDVKPFNKALPKG; encoded by the coding sequence ATGCCTTTATTTGTGATTACCTGTACCGATCGAGATGGTACAGTTGAAAAACGTCTTGCTGTGCGTCCTCAACATTTGGCACGTTTAGAAAAATTAGATGCCGAAGGTCGCGTCATTGTCGCAGGCGCTATGCCAAAAGACCGTGAGAATCCACAAGCAGGTTTTTATGGTAGTACCATGATTTTAGATTTTGAAAGTCGTGAAGCATTGGATGAATGGTTGCAGGATGAACCTTTTGTCAAAGAAGGTGTGTATAGCCACGTTGATGTTAAACCATTTAACAAAGCTCTACCAAAAGGATAA
- a CDS encoding TIGR01244 family sulfur transferase — MSENVGFAGQIGPEHISQVVEKGFKSIINNRPDLEGGAEQPTSAQIEEAARNAGLDYVHQPVVAGQITEVDVRTFANHFNELPKPVLMFCRTGNRSNNLYQLAKQMDLLDD, encoded by the coding sequence ATGAGTGAAAATGTTGGATTTGCAGGCCAAATTGGTCCTGAACATATTTCCCAAGTTGTTGAAAAAGGTTTTAAATCGATTATTAATAATCGCCCAGATTTAGAAGGTGGTGCTGAACAACCAACAAGTGCTCAAATTGAGGAAGCTGCACGTAATGCTGGCTTAGATTATGTACATCAGCCTGTGGTTGCAGGTCAAATTACAGAAGTAGATGTACGTACTTTTGCGAATCATTTTAATGAACTTCCAAAACCTGTGCTAATGTTCTGTCGTACAGGGAATCGTTCAAACAACCTTTACCAACTTGCAAAACAAATGGATCTCTTAGATGACTAA
- a CDS encoding acyl-CoA thioesterase, whose translation MPADTNWSGDVFGGWIVSQMDLAGAIHAERFSKGRCATISINQMTFLVPVKVGDVISCYTKILKVGNTSIQMQIEVWDSHDSSRSAKRVTEGVFTFVAVDVAGNKRQIPEEVKVQYAASQSA comes from the coding sequence ATGCCTGCGGATACCAACTGGAGTGGTGATGTTTTTGGTGGATGGATCGTTTCGCAAATGGATTTGGCAGGTGCAATTCATGCAGAACGTTTTAGTAAAGGACGTTGTGCAACGATTTCAATTAATCAGATGACTTTTTTAGTTCCTGTAAAAGTCGGTGACGTGATTAGTTGTTATACGAAGATTTTAAAAGTGGGGAATACCTCAATTCAAATGCAGATTGAAGTATGGGATAGTCATGACAGTTCTCGTTCAGCAAAACGTGTAACAGAAGGCGTCTTTACCTTTGTTGCTGTTGATGTTGCTGGGAATAAACGTCAAATTCCTGAAGAAGTGAAAGTACAATACGCTGCATCGCAAAGTGCTTAA
- a CDS encoding nuclear transport factor 2 family protein — protein sequence MLHATLKKALISNAIVLPLLITACSQSPIQNSQSSATTTLTTAQNSAEQNKKIVIDFYEGVFLKHQVKEYADRYIGDQYIQHNPHVPDGKAPFVNYFIGHFKENPEAKSVIKRAVAEGNLVFLHVHSTQNTQDRGVAIVDIFRVENDKIVEHWDVQQAIPEQSANSNTMF from the coding sequence ATGTTGCACGCTACTTTAAAAAAAGCGCTTATTTCTAATGCTATTGTACTGCCATTACTCATCACTGCATGTAGTCAAAGTCCAATACAAAATTCACAATCTTCAGCTACAACAACGCTCACAACAGCACAAAACAGTGCAGAACAAAATAAAAAAATCGTCATCGATTTCTATGAAGGTGTATTTTTAAAACATCAAGTCAAAGAATATGCTGATCGTTATATCGGTGATCAATATATTCAACACAACCCACATGTCCCTGATGGTAAAGCACCATTTGTCAATTATTTCATAGGACATTTCAAAGAGAATCCTGAAGCTAAAAGCGTGATCAAACGTGCTGTTGCAGAAGGAAATCTGGTCTTTTTACATGTACATTCAACACAAAATACACAAGACCGTGGCGTTGCCATTGTCGATATTTTTAGAGTAGAAAATGATAAAATTGTAGAGCATTGGGATGTACAACAGGCTATTCCTGAACAAAGTGCCAATAGCAATACGATGTTTTAA
- a CDS encoding alpha/beta hydrolase: protein MYAYTVEPLYVPSGQEVIAADFYRPKNIKKPAVIVMAHGFAALRQFRLIEYAKRFAQAGYAVVLFDYRYWGGSTGQPREQISLTDQLEDWKTVITYVSSKKSINSRKMVLWGTSLSGGYVLTLAAEVKNIQAVMVQIPFVDGTETAKLYPIHHLPKALKLSSQDYMSAKIGMQPKTLPVVHPFSLCFIPTRDSYNGYMSIVNPDYYWSGEVPARVFFNLIRYRPIEIVRRINIPVLFIAAKKDSVVPISSSRETATNIAPFVKYYEWNMSHYDIYHGQWLEKAILTQLEFLHQHIGVSS, encoded by the coding sequence ATGTACGCTTATACAGTCGAACCACTGTATGTTCCAAGCGGTCAGGAGGTGATTGCTGCTGATTTCTATAGACCTAAAAATATAAAAAAACCAGCAGTGATTGTGATGGCGCATGGATTTGCAGCCTTAAGACAATTTCGTTTAATCGAATATGCCAAGCGTTTTGCTCAAGCAGGTTATGCGGTTGTACTATTTGATTATCGTTATTGGGGGGGGAGTACTGGGCAACCCCGTGAACAAATTTCCTTGACCGATCAATTAGAAGATTGGAAAACAGTGATCACCTACGTGAGTAGTAAAAAAAGTATTAACTCACGTAAAATGGTGTTGTGGGGAACATCACTCAGTGGGGGATATGTCTTAACACTCGCAGCAGAAGTGAAAAATATTCAAGCGGTCATGGTGCAAATTCCTTTTGTGGATGGTACTGAAACGGCTAAACTTTATCCGATTCATCATTTACCGAAAGCGCTGAAACTCTCTAGCCAAGACTATATGAGTGCAAAAATAGGGATGCAGCCAAAAACATTGCCTGTGGTACATCCTTTTAGTTTGTGTTTTATTCCGACAAGGGACAGCTATAACGGTTATATGTCGATAGTCAATCCTGATTATTATTGGAGTGGTGAAGTTCCTGCACGGGTGTTCTTTAATTTGATTCGCTATCGCCCGATTGAAATCGTGAGAAGGATTAATATTCCTGTGTTGTTTATTGCGGCGAAAAAAGACAGTGTTGTTCCTATTTCATCTAGCCGTGAAACAGCAACAAATATTGCACCATTTGTAAAATATTACGAATGGAACATGTCTCATTATGATATTTATCATGGGCAATGGTTGGAAAAAGCCATTTTGACCCAATTAGAGTTTTTACATCAACATATTGGAGTGAGCTCATGA